CCTTTACAGTTACTGATGAGAGAGGGGCCTGCAGCAGCACCCTGCAGATTTGCAGCTATTCCTGCAGTGGAGGATGAGGTGGAAGGCACCCTCTTTTCTGGATGTGTGGGGTCACCAGCATTTCTCCCATGTCTTCAATGTCGAGCCTCCTCCTGCATGGTTTCTGCTGCTGCCAGGATGGCGCCTCGGTTGAAGTCCACAGGACACAGGCATTGTAGAGGGACGGGTCAACCAGGTTGTGGAAGAGCCAGAAGAAAATATGCCTTATCATGGCCGTCAACAACTCATTTGCATTTCCTGTAATCTTTGATTAAGATGGGCTTTCGCTTTGTATCGTAACTTGGACTGTGGTGTATCGTGCTTAGAAGAAGCATTCCTGAGAAGGAAAAAGTGGGACAGTCtggtgaaataaatattttaaaaaagactcatggctgtattagatcaagggggtgcttctactaaatactgagcaaagggtctgaatacacGTGATATTTCGTTTTTTCTTTGTCTGCAAATAGGGGGATTTTTATTGAATAATGCAACACATATTGCAAGTACACAGTTCTTTTGAAACACTGTAGAAGGCATCTTGGAAAAAATGCACAACTGTACCctctcaatgtgttttcttcttgAATCTCTGCAGGATTGGGCAGATGGCTTGAAAAGCTTTGTTGACTTGGTCTTTGCTTTTTGCGCCTACAAAGACAACTTTGCCCGATATAAAGATCAGGAGTGTAAGTTTCTGTTCAGACAGCCTGAATTTTAATCCCGGGAACAATTCGGGCTCATAGCAGCACTCCTGTGGGTAGTCCCGAGCAAGATCTTCAACATGAATAGTGAAGTTAACATTGCAGCTTGCCACCATGTTTTGGATTTTAAATCCTTGGAATTTTGCAGGGTATCCCATCTTCTGGATCAGCCTCCCATACTTTCTGGCTGCATTTCGGGACTCAATTTCGTTTTGGGCTCCTGCGCAAACAATTTTCCCCGACTCGAAGATGAGTGCAGATGTTCTGGGTTTCCGCATCTTCATTGAAACAGCATTGAAACGCTTTGGGTTGTACACAACATTTCGACCACGCCTTGCTATGTTGTTCAGGTCCAGTTTACATCCAATATTAAATGTAGACACAACATTTGACAAGTGTGGACCAACAGATAATTTCTCTGACCCGAGACTAGTCTGTGTAGTCAAGGATCTGGCCACTGAAGTCTTGATGGCCATGGAGTTGTCGAGCTGTGGGGTTTGTCCAGCATCAAACTGGACTCCACCGTTGCACGGCACCCAAGCTTGTTGCTGCGGTCGGGTCTGCATGATTGACAGACTGTTGGTGTTCTGCTCTGGTTGCACGGTGTACGGTGAGCAGAAGCCCAATGCAGGATTGTAAGTGCCAAACTGCTGCCACTGGTTTGCAAGCGTATTAAGAATCATTGGTCTGCCGAAAGGGACCTGAGCGTGGTGGAGCTGAGAGGTTGGTCCCATGCACCACAGAACCCCTCTCAGAGGTAATGTAATCTGCTGCTGCGGCACAGGTATGTCCTTATCTCCCATTCAGTACTATCTTCTCTCAACAAGATCTCCACTCAACTATGAAGTGTCCAGGCTTGTTCGCCTTTTTATAACATTAGGTTTAGTGACGtcatcaaaacaaacaaacgtGATTGGTCCTAAACCAACcaatcttgttttgtttttttttcaaccaatCACGTTGTCCCTCGTTGTCAATTGACCAATCATGTCGCTTCGCTACAgtctatgtgttttttttttttttgctagccAGCGCAGTTTTGTATTTGGGACAGATGACGCGCCAAACAGGCTGTAAAGACTCGAAATTCTCGCAGAGATGCGCGATTTCAGCGCCAGCCGTTGCTAACAAAGTTTAACCCGGATGTGCACTGAAAGCCAATAACATATACAATTTTTACGAAGCAACTAAAAACTACACCATGGTCTATTGTCGCCACAAAATCCTTGCTGCTGTCTTGTTTTTTGAAATTTACGCGATTTGACATTTACTTATGGTATAAGAACGTAAGCATGTCACTGATTGGTTGTTTCGTGTCACGTGGTAGTGTGCGcggttgccagtttgaaaagCCAGACCCACAATGCATCCATGAATTTACTTAACCTCAATAATGACGCTGATTCGTCTGTCAGAACATTTATGGTTCTAAGTGGATAGAACCATAAATATCACCGGAATAGATTATATGACAAGATGGCGCGGCCACGTCTTCCCGATCGCTCCGTACAGactgtgttttttcagtttttattcattttcgcTACTTTGAACCACACATATATGTTTGGCGCTTAtagccagtggtggaatgtaacaaagtatttgtacttcgttactgtacttaagtacatttttacgtatctgtactttacttaagtaaaaataataatgcatactttttattttactccattacattttgcggcaattatctgtactttctactccactacatttctacattttatgaacacaatttcctcaaaatcttgcatgaaaaaatagttgCCTACTgcgttctggcgttgtttgccatttcctaccaatcaggctGTATTatccaatgatggcagagcgcGCGTCAGTTCGCGgcacgagctggtagaccgagacattcaacatggacccacaGCTGCATCTActgagctctgaatcacaaagaaatcctggGCCGGATTTAAGAAATAGTCACgtgggggctggacatggcgatgaaggaggacgcatatgcacgatttcacacgacaggggtttaatacaaactgcacacgacaagggacCATTATCACGCAGTGACCtgacgaacaggatagttttgtacaattatataaatagtcaacaggtgaacacgatcagggaacattacacgagacgaacatgaaactccggtccgaattccggatccggagtcacccctgccggtccggatcatgacagaaatttatttgagtacaaaggagcaaagaatgagtccttgctatttctttgcatcccatgcctgcctcaacataaagaattgttggcatttaaaaactccccttcaaatttgaaaaaacatatagaggtaagctatgctatggtatgctatgcttttgggtatgttatgacatgttaagATACTATcatctagcgaaatgtatgcTGACATACAGAAGTAGTATAAAAAaccacaccagtgtagcttcatgatttttttaacactggtttattagctcagagaagatagcttaatgtctttgttagcataatgtccagctcattgttgtgccagttcacactgaaaaagaactagttcacgttcatagttaatttttttttattttgaaccaagttcacagctcaaaaaatgaactagttcacgttcgttctttagttttttttttcttttttaacattttcaatacaacgtccttctatctgaacctccttcagtcttctccttctatctgtcatacctagtacataacttgtcatccacataattctaaggtacacacagtattgcagagtccacgcacaataagcacaccaaactttccaatacacatatactgtataattgcttgaaATTATTAcaagcaatgacatcagtacaggcataagtcagtatatgcactatgcttttacaaaatggcacaccccagatgttgagacaaacaattgtgtgagtacttttacttaaaaaaaatactttaaagtcaatttaaaagtaagtacttaggacttttacttaagtaagattgttgatgtacttctacttttacttgagtacatattttgcaggttacttgtacttttacttaagtactaagcttcagtacttccttCACCACTGCTTATAGCATATGATGTTACTGAATATTTTTTACTTGTCGCATCCAACTTCTGCACTCAGCCGTTCGACTCACCAATGAGAACATGCCACCCTCCTTTTCATAATTTTACTCACAGTATTACTATCCTATGTCTGTTTCTCATCccattttaatcaattttttaaaattaattttagatGTGTATACTCTATTTGATATATGTACAtagtggtaatcagaaggtttgaatcctgatccagctttgctcagtggcacctgtcatggctgggtgggtgatgcttaaatacagaggacacatttcgttgtgtcaccgtgtgctgtgacccTAGAGCCTGATGAACTCACCATGACAACTGTGTTGGAACTGTCGTGAAAGGCATGGTGCAGTACAGTAAGGTGCACGGCTTTACAAATCTTGCAGGGCCGTTGCAGGGAGGTTGCAGCTTTCAGTCGAATGGCTACGCTCGCACCTCTGCCACCGTTTACAGTCATTAATCCATGCAATGACTCGTCTTGTGTCAAGTTTCTGGAAACCCTCACAGGTGTTGAGATAGTGATCAATCTCAGTAGTAAGGCTTGGGTTTTGGGGTATTCCTGCTACAAGCAGGCTCAGCTGGAGTAGACTCCTTAACTGTGAACAAGACAGGTGTTGAGCGCTCTCTGTGGTATGGGCCCCTGCGCTCGTTCTTGGTGAATTTAGGAGAATCTGTGCTGTGGCACAACTGGCTATACGCTTGGCCTGTGACTTAATTTGTAGCAAGGCGGCCAGGTCAGGAAATGTGTAAGTTCTGTCTGTACCAGACTGCAGGATGCCTCGATTGATACAGTATTCAAAACTGTCTCTGTATGAAAGTGGCAGCAGCTTGTCAACGTGGGAGCCGCACATGAGCTCATAACCATTTTGACCTTCAAGCGTCCGCAGCATGCCCACTATCAACTGAACCGACAAAGCGAAAGAGTCAAAGGCGTTCGTGTCACCCCTTTTGAGAGCTGGAGTGGTCGGGATGGCACCCAGCTCTGATTGGACGAGCTGTCGTGGTTGGCCATATTTGTCTTTCAGTGCTTGGAGTGCAGCAGTATATGGGCTTGAATAATACATGTAAACCTTTGCCAGTTG
The Denticeps clupeoides chromosome 15, fDenClu1.1, whole genome shotgun sequence DNA segment above includes these coding regions:
- the LOC114765236 gene encoding TATA-box-binding protein-like, producing the protein MGDKDIPVPQQQITLPLRGVLWCMGPTSQLHHAQVPFGRPMILNTLANQWQQFGTYNPALGFCSPYTVQPEQNTNSLSIMQTRPQQQAWVPCNGGVQFDAGQTPQLDNSMAIKTSVARSLTTQTSLGSEKLSVGPHLSNVVSTFNIGCKLDLNNIARRGRNVVYNPKRFNAVSMKMRKPRTSALIFESGKIVCAGAQNEIESRNAARKYGRLIQKMGYPAKFQGFKIQNMVASCNVNFTIHVEDLARDYPQECCYEPELFPGLKFRLSEQKLTLLIFISGKVVFVGAKSKDQVNKAFQAICPILQRFKKKTH